The following proteins are co-located in the Pedobacter sp. FW305-3-2-15-E-R2A2 genome:
- a CDS encoding DUF1735 domain-containing protein — translation MKIKYINRRTILALAIVTMLSSCLKDDNVQQDFTKLPPLVEIYDGTPNFDGAPNSISAAFVSSAQPITYNVPINYAYSSPSPGVTVTIAVDEVELARYNNVKGTSRVLLPANSYSIPNNKVTIPAGAQDVQLPIIFNSDKISISGSFALPLKITDASGTAISKNFASVVLLIAVKNQWDGIYSYSGSISRNSATGPDPALSGTFTNLKNVPLATTDANAVSLVPLWSTGVGAAGIDNTYITIDPVTNLVTVKSAGNASLKNTIGAVNKYDPATKTFTLAFDWGTAPNTRVTTLTLKYVGPRP, via the coding sequence ATGAAAATTAAATATATAAATAGACGCACAATATTGGCACTGGCAATAGTGACGATGCTATCCTCTTGTTTAAAGGATGATAATGTGCAGCAGGATTTCACGAAACTTCCTCCTTTAGTAGAGATTTATGATGGAACTCCAAATTTCGATGGGGCACCAAACTCTATTAGTGCTGCATTTGTCAGCTCAGCACAGCCTATTACTTATAATGTGCCAATTAACTATGCTTATAGCTCTCCAAGTCCTGGTGTTACAGTAACGATCGCTGTAGATGAGGTTGAGTTGGCGAGATATAACAATGTAAAAGGTACTTCAAGGGTTCTTTTGCCTGCAAACTCTTATTCGATTCCAAACAATAAAGTGACGATTCCTGCAGGTGCGCAGGATGTTCAGTTGCCTATTATTTTCAATTCAGATAAAATTTCAATTTCAGGTTCTTTTGCATTGCCATTGAAAATTACAGATGCATCAGGTACTGCCATTAGCAAGAATTTTGCTTCAGTGGTTTTATTGATCGCTGTTAAAAATCAATGGGATGGTATCTACTCTTATAGCGGTAGCATAAGCAGAAACTCTGCAACGGGCCCTGACCCGGCATTGAGTGGCACATTTACGAACTTAAAGAATGTTCCTTTAGCTACTACAGACGCAAACGCCGTCTCTCTGGTACCTTTATGGTCTACCGGGGTTGGTGCTGCTGGTATAGACAATACTTATATCACAATTGATCCGGTTACTAATCTGGTAACTGTAAAATCAGCTGGCAATGCATCACTTAAAAATACCATTGGAGCCGTAAATAAGTATGACCCTGCGACCAAAACCTTTACATTGGCTTTTGATTGGGGAACAGCTCCAAATACTCGTGTTACTACCCTTACTTTAAAATATGTAGGGCCTAGACCTTAG
- a CDS encoding SusD/RagB family nutrient-binding outer membrane lipoprotein — protein sequence MKKLICIFFTAALFVSAGCKKSFFDINQNQNSPIDESITPKAILPSVLHRAASKMATSYGNYGGWMGYWARSGTYGPNTEEESYNITTGFEADEWTWYDILFDANVMEKKAAAANQPIYQGIAKLIKAVGYMYLVDQYNNVPYSAAFDIKNLTPAYDKGSDIYKALLADLEVAAKLVADGQSDAALQAADIVFHGDKVKWQQLINTQRLKLLIHQSEVISPADVNSVVASITANGKGFLSGVGEYNTSADGSALVNPPYAQDKDKQNPFWDTYSQLYTGDVANQFWRASNFILNKYADHDDERYASFFAEAQTPLQGQVYYGFNYGEIIPNSDPFKAANSSDVSGPGITKSASQPQWFFTVTESLFLQAEATQRGWLPGSAQAVYEDAVRSSFTWLGADPANATLILDAGGYANFAAAPNKIKLIAEQKYLALTGVNNFEAYVDYRRLDGAQAILTDMPLSLSPSRGGNQVPLRILYPQTEYNYNAANVGKEGTINAQSSRIFWDKGPR from the coding sequence ATGAAAAAACTAATATGCATATTTTTTACAGCCGCTCTGTTTGTCTCTGCGGGCTGTAAAAAGAGTTTTTTTGATATCAATCAAAATCAAAACTCTCCGATTGATGAGAGCATCACGCCAAAGGCGATACTGCCATCAGTTTTACATAGAGCTGCATCAAAAATGGCGACTTCTTATGGTAATTATGGAGGTTGGATGGGCTATTGGGCTCGTTCAGGTACCTACGGACCGAATACAGAAGAGGAATCATACAACATCACCACTGGCTTTGAAGCCGATGAATGGACTTGGTATGATATTCTTTTCGATGCCAATGTTATGGAAAAGAAAGCTGCTGCTGCAAACCAGCCTATTTATCAAGGTATAGCCAAACTGATTAAAGCAGTAGGTTATATGTATCTGGTTGATCAGTACAATAATGTTCCATATTCTGCCGCATTTGATATTAAAAACCTGACCCCTGCTTATGATAAAGGATCAGATATTTATAAAGCATTATTGGCTGATTTAGAAGTAGCAGCTAAGCTGGTTGCTGATGGACAATCTGATGCTGCCTTACAGGCAGCTGACATCGTTTTCCACGGTGATAAGGTTAAATGGCAACAATTAATCAATACGCAAAGGTTAAAGCTTTTGATTCACCAATCTGAGGTGATCTCTCCTGCTGATGTGAACAGCGTAGTTGCTAGTATCACTGCTAATGGAAAAGGGTTCTTATCTGGCGTTGGTGAATACAACACCTCCGCTGACGGTTCAGCTTTGGTAAATCCTCCTTATGCCCAAGACAAGGATAAGCAAAATCCATTCTGGGATACTTATTCTCAATTATATACCGGTGATGTTGCAAATCAGTTCTGGAGAGCAAGTAATTTTATCCTGAACAAATATGCCGACCATGACGATGAGCGTTATGCTTCTTTCTTTGCTGAAGCTCAAACGCCACTTCAAGGACAGGTATATTATGGATTTAACTACGGGGAGATCATCCCAAATAGCGATCCATTTAAAGCCGCGAACTCTTCGGATGTTTCAGGTCCTGGTATTACAAAGAGTGCATCGCAGCCACAATGGTTCTTTACTGTTACTGAATCTTTATTCTTACAGGCAGAAGCGACTCAAAGAGGTTGGTTGCCAGGAAGTGCTCAGGCTGTTTATGAAGACGCAGTAAGATCTTCTTTCACTTGGTTGGGAGCAGATCCAGCTAATGCGACATTGATTTTAGATGCTGGTGGGTATGCGAATTTCGCCGCTGCACCAAATAAAATTAAATTGATTGCAGAGCAAAAATACCTGGCTTTAACTGGTGTCAATAACTTTGAAGCCTATGTTGATTACAGAAGACTTGATGGTGCACAGGCTATATTAACGGATATGCCGCTTTCTTTATCACCAAGTCGTGGTGGCAATCAAGTGCCTCTTCGTATTCTATACCCTCAGACGGAGTACAATTACAACGCTGCTAACGTAGGAAAAGAAGGTACAATCAATGCACAGTCGTCAAGGATATTCTGGGATAAAGGCCCTAGATAA
- a CDS encoding SusC/RagA family TonB-linked outer membrane protein: MKKLLQSLFILMFVAGTAMAQDRTITGTVTDQEDGKPLPGVSVKIVGAKGGTQTGGDGRYSLVVPTGTKELAFSYLGYVTLNKQITSNVVNAVLNSDSQVLSEVVVTGALGIQRQKKELGYAATSLTNAEVNKAKPVNIANGLQGKVSGLNITTMNSGVFEDVKINLRGIRSLTGNNNPMLLLDGVQVPLTNLASLNPNDVESTTILKGASSAAIYGPDAVNGVIVITTKKGKEDSAAEITLSNSTQFSSISFFPKFQTKFGSGGPDPSRNLTAGYTGYENWSWGPAFDGSLQPVGKPFTDGTPQQMLPYTANNSRKEFFNTAATIQNDVSLRTATTYISLQDANVKGIVPDDESRRTGLRLNTTQKYGKLTTTAGVNYSQQNYNVFNDDAMGDYNAANNVGLNGGLMNLIFNTPAQIPITAYKDFRNNPYASYNGYFTDYGINPYIALDNWRTTGKRENLIANLDLKLKATDWLDFTYRAAITSNHVGERNISKGQTATPYGVTRGFVSVPQTVEEREYRYQQLSSEVFASFNKTFAEDFKVAGVLGSYLRQRDQRDTRVGASNLVIPGLYNISERTGELTGSSPASRSRLLSFYGSASLSYKGWANVEVTGRNDQTSVLGLNNNSFFYPGVSGSLVLTDAFPNLKDNDYLSFMKLRASWSKSGNADINPYLLAATYSQANGFPYGGVPGYTANNRTYDAELKPEFIKSSEVGLELGFLKDRISFEVSYFNQNNTNQIIPIAISNATGYTSYQINAASFVNKGVELDLGLTPLVTIKDVRINFKANASYNDSEIKSIYSGLDELFIGGFTSAGNYAIVGSPAFVFKATDYLRDPQGRVIVDANTGRPTADPVTKKLGRTMPVWIVGLNPSVRWKNLTFSALFEYKGGHYAYHDIGNAMAWTGVSEASATNNRERYVLPNSSYADPANPGQYIANTNVAIGDINSFYTGEYRDVATNFITKATSWRLREVSLGYDIPVKVLGNQKVIKGLSVAVTGRNLFLWVPKTNVYGDPDFTFGTTTGSNLGVSNSNVSGVADSKINPPVRTIGGSVVIKF, from the coding sequence ATGAAAAAACTTTTACAAAGTTTGTTCATTTTGATGTTTGTCGCGGGCACAGCGATGGCACAAGACCGAACAATTACTGGTACTGTTACAGATCAGGAAGATGGCAAGCCACTCCCGGGTGTTAGCGTGAAAATCGTTGGCGCCAAAGGCGGTACACAAACGGGTGGAGATGGCCGATACTCTTTAGTAGTTCCAACTGGCACAAAAGAACTGGCATTCTCTTATCTAGGCTATGTAACACTAAATAAGCAAATTACTTCTAACGTTGTGAATGCAGTCTTAAACTCTGATTCACAGGTTTTAAGTGAGGTTGTGGTAACGGGTGCCCTTGGTATCCAACGCCAGAAAAAGGAGTTGGGGTATGCCGCGACTTCTTTAACCAACGCAGAAGTTAACAAAGCAAAACCGGTTAACATTGCAAACGGTTTACAAGGCAAGGTTTCAGGCTTAAATATTACGACCATGAACAGTGGTGTATTTGAGGATGTAAAAATCAACCTAAGGGGTATTCGTTCCTTAACAGGAAACAACAACCCGATGTTATTGTTAGACGGAGTACAGGTGCCGCTTACCAACCTGGCATCGTTAAACCCTAATGATGTGGAAAGCACTACGATCCTTAAAGGCGCCTCAAGTGCGGCAATTTACGGTCCTGATGCGGTGAATGGGGTTATTGTTATTACGACAAAGAAAGGTAAAGAGGATTCAGCTGCGGAAATCACTTTGAGTAACAGTACTCAGTTTTCCAGTATTTCCTTCTTTCCTAAATTCCAGACAAAATTTGGTAGCGGTGGACCTGATCCATCCCGAAACCTGACCGCTGGGTATACAGGATACGAAAACTGGTCATGGGGACCTGCATTTGATGGTTCGTTACAACCAGTTGGTAAGCCTTTTACTGATGGAACACCTCAGCAAATGTTACCCTATACCGCAAACAATTCAAGAAAAGAATTCTTTAATACGGCAGCGACCATTCAAAATGATGTGTCTTTAAGAACCGCAACTACTTATATCAGCTTGCAGGATGCTAATGTTAAAGGGATTGTTCCGGATGATGAAAGCCGTAGAACAGGTCTTCGTTTAAATACCACTCAGAAATATGGTAAATTAACTACTACTGCCGGTGTAAACTACTCTCAGCAAAATTATAATGTATTTAATGACGATGCGATGGGTGATTATAATGCAGCAAATAATGTTGGATTAAACGGAGGTTTAATGAACCTGATCTTTAATACACCAGCGCAAATTCCAATTACTGCTTACAAGGATTTTAGAAACAATCCATATGCATCTTATAACGGTTATTTTACAGATTATGGTATTAACCCTTATATCGCTTTGGACAACTGGAGAACAACTGGTAAAAGAGAAAACCTGATTGCAAATCTTGATTTGAAATTAAAAGCGACTGATTGGTTGGATTTCACTTACAGGGCGGCAATTACTTCAAACCATGTTGGTGAAAGAAACATTTCAAAAGGCCAAACTGCAACTCCTTACGGAGTAACCAGAGGTTTTGTTTCTGTTCCTCAAACCGTGGAGGAGCGTGAATATCGCTACCAACAATTGTCTTCTGAAGTGTTTGCAAGTTTCAACAAAACGTTTGCAGAAGATTTCAAAGTTGCCGGAGTTTTGGGAAGCTACCTTCGTCAGAGAGATCAACGTGATACGAGAGTTGGAGCAAGCAACCTGGTTATCCCTGGCTTATACAATATCTCAGAAAGAACAGGTGAGTTAACAGGATCATCTCCTGCTTCACGCTCAAGATTACTTTCGTTCTACGGAAGTGCTTCATTGAGCTACAAAGGATGGGCAAACGTAGAAGTCACCGGCCGTAATGACCAGACTTCTGTTCTTGGTTTGAACAATAACTCCTTCTTTTACCCAGGCGTGAGTGGATCATTGGTGTTAACTGATGCGTTTCCAAACCTAAAAGATAACGACTACCTTTCTTTCATGAAGTTAAGGGCATCATGGAGTAAATCAGGTAATGCTGATATCAATCCATATTTGCTGGCGGCTACTTATTCTCAGGCCAATGGCTTCCCTTATGGAGGTGTTCCGGGATATACCGCTAATAACAGAACTTATGATGCGGAGCTTAAGCCTGAATTTATCAAAAGTTCGGAGGTAGGTTTGGAATTAGGTTTCTTAAAAGACCGCATCTCGTTTGAGGTTTCCTACTTTAACCAGAACAATACCAACCAAATTATTCCTATTGCAATTTCTAACGCTACAGGATATACCAGTTACCAAATAAATGCAGCATCTTTTGTGAATAAAGGAGTAGAGTTAGATTTAGGTTTAACACCGCTGGTAACGATCAAAGATGTTCGTATCAATTTTAAAGCAAATGCATCTTATAACGACAGTGAGATTAAGAGCATTTATTCTGGTCTTGATGAATTATTTATTGGTGGTTTCACCAGTGCAGGAAACTATGCGATCGTTGGAAGTCCGGCTTTCGTATTCAAAGCAACTGATTATTTAAGAGATCCTCAGGGACGTGTAATTGTTGATGCAAATACAGGACGCCCTACCGCAGATCCGGTAACAAAGAAACTGGGTAGAACTATGCCAGTATGGATTGTTGGTTTAAATCCTTCAGTAAGATGGAAAAACTTAACATTCTCTGCATTGTTTGAATACAAAGGTGGACATTATGCTTACCATGATATCGGTAATGCAATGGCTTGGACTGGTGTTTCTGAAGCAAGTGCGACCAATAACCGTGAGCGTTATGTGTTGCCAAATTCTTCTTATGCAGACCCGGCTAACCCAGGACAATATATCGCTAATACCAATGTTGCGATTGGTGATATTAACTCTTTTTATACAGGTGAATACCGTGATGTAGCGACTAACTTTATTACTAAAGCAACTTCATGGAGATTGCGCGAAGTCTCTTTAGGATATGATATCCCGGTAAAGGTCCTTGGAAATCAGAAGGTAATTAAAGGCTTATCAGTAGCAGTTACTGGTAGAAATTTATTTTTATGGGTGCCTAAAACAAATGTTTATGGCGATCCTGATTTTACTTTTGGAACAACGACAGGTAGTAATCTTGGTGTTTCTAATTCAAATGTTTCTGGTGTTGCTGATTCAAAAATCAACCCTCCAGTACGTACAATTGGCGGAAGCGTAGTGATTAAATTTTAA
- a CDS encoding RagB/SusD family nutrient uptake outer membrane protein: MKILNTYKTINIALAAVMVLAMGSCQKQIFEEPFSNLAPGDAFSSPDRIEKASVGMYDQLQNPEFFGGRVLIYADQRGIDVNPASFFGDLALFSPVTSNNAYANTAWQGAYRTIGEANLFLKNMAAAGSVVPAAKVDQYNGEAKFIRSLCYFYLVNLYAQPYKFTSGASHPGVPLILESASDPFGSGTQVSRATVAAVYNQMETDLKEAEAKLPADYNDVTLQNTARATKSAAQALLARLYLYKGDYPNALIYANKFDGSKYALNADPATTFRLFTTNESIFSIAHNGGDNPNTNHALGQHYAPGLRGDITVSPEYVGLMDQTKDLRFKNLITSKGGLLYTTKYVSVSEWVPVIRYAEIMLIKAEALANISSTVDANALTIVNNLRARSLADPITASTKDELIAKILVERRIELAFEGQGEFDFLRTGRGIPAHSTAAAQAYGSNYVVLPIPFYDTQKNPNLAQNPGY; encoded by the coding sequence ATGAAAATTTTAAATACATATAAAACGATAAATATAGCATTAGCTGCTGTCATGGTTTTGGCAATGGGCTCTTGCCAAAAGCAAATTTTTGAAGAGCCTTTCTCGAATCTGGCGCCGGGTGATGCTTTCTCCAGTCCTGACCGTATAGAGAAAGCTTCTGTCGGAATGTATGATCAATTGCAGAATCCGGAGTTCTTCGGTGGAAGGGTTTTGATCTATGCAGATCAAAGAGGTATAGATGTTAATCCTGCATCTTTTTTCGGAGACCTGGCTTTATTTAGCCCGGTAACTTCTAACAACGCTTATGCTAACACTGCATGGCAGGGAGCGTACCGCACAATTGGAGAAGCCAATTTATTCTTAAAGAATATGGCTGCTGCAGGTAGTGTTGTACCAGCTGCAAAAGTAGATCAATACAATGGCGAGGCTAAATTCATTCGCTCGTTATGCTATTTCTATCTTGTGAACCTATATGCACAACCATACAAATTCACTTCCGGAGCATCTCATCCAGGTGTTCCATTGATTCTGGAAAGTGCATCAGATCCATTTGGTTCAGGAACTCAGGTATCAAGAGCAACTGTTGCTGCAGTATATAATCAAATGGAAACGGATTTAAAAGAAGCGGAAGCAAAGCTGCCAGCTGATTATAATGATGTGACCTTGCAAAATACCGCTCGCGCTACAAAATCTGCTGCACAAGCTTTGTTGGCACGTCTTTATTTATATAAAGGAGACTATCCAAATGCACTGATTTATGCGAACAAATTTGACGGTAGTAAATATGCATTAAACGCAGATCCGGCAACAACTTTCAGATTATTTACGACCAATGAGAGTATTTTCTCTATTGCACATAATGGAGGTGATAACCCGAATACCAATCATGCTTTAGGACAGCACTATGCTCCAGGTTTACGTGGAGATATTACAGTAAGCCCTGAGTACGTTGGATTAATGGATCAAACCAAAGATTTAAGGTTTAAAAATTTGATCACTTCTAAAGGAGGTTTATTGTATACGACCAAATATGTGAGTGTATCTGAATGGGTTCCTGTAATTCGTTACGCTGAAATTATGTTGATTAAAGCGGAAGCTTTGGCAAATATTTCTTCGACAGTAGATGCAAATGCATTAACGATTGTAAACAATCTTAGGGCACGTTCATTAGCTGATCCGATTACAGCTTCAACAAAAGATGAACTGATTGCTAAAATCCTCGTAGAAAGAAGAATCGAACTTGCTTTTGAAGGTCAGGGAGAATTCGATTTCTTACGTACAGGACGTGGAATTCCAGCTCATAGTACTGCTGCAGCACAAGCTTACGGCTCCAACTATGTAGTATTACCGATTCCTTTTTATGATACTCAGAAAAACCCGAACCTAGCTCAGAATCCTGGCTACTAA
- a CDS encoding TonB-dependent receptor: MKKLLQSLFILMFIAGSAIAQDRTVTGMVTDQEDGKPLPGVTIRIKGAKVGTQSGGDGRYSLSVPSATPSIEFSYLGYLTQLRPLGAGSVINVSLVSDSKALSEVVVVGYGTRSVKDVNGAIGKVTGSQLAEQPVESFAKALSGKTAGVQISSAGGTLADGVSIRIRGVNSISTSSLPLVVIDGIPANTRENLNTFNSGNGTRFDPLSLINPNDIESIEVLKDAGAAVLYGSRAANGVILVTTKKGKNGTTQITFDSKLNFATAANKPNLLNGDDFNMIANEKVKNKFGATAPVVAKDSDIDGDGVPDRTDWMKEIFRTGTSYDNTVSISGGSDKATYYGSARYADQSGILYGNKLKTGAARINLSVKPKKWLRSGVELSYTKSINYGLLTDGYLAGAAISGYNAIPTVSVYDPKGPKGYNLTASTPIGYLGLGNNITTVNGASLIGNRVYNPIATIDLQRNQNTPQNFIGNAFIEVSPIAGLRITSKYGVDYQQNFEDQYSNPLIAGLGLSYNGLVQDNFLNRNQWVWQNFATYDKTVAEKHRISLTAGAEYQYMKEQQIYASGANFADPFFQHIIDNTYTGSDPNTGDLLLASGGSMESTGLESYFGRAGYTYNDRYFVEGAFRADAYSGFGDANKWGKFPSVSAGWIASEESFLKENKYISYLKVRGSYGLVGNSRGVGAYAARTLYGGGSYTSINGFSSTQLGNPKLKWETSKKFNVGFDMSVLDKRISLTADYFSTDVSDLILNAPVLHTVGVPGSSILSNIGSMTNKGFEITINTVNIKNKDFSWTSSFNYTHVKNKVTELVATNNNADIASASTVASVGRALGTYKLIQWAGVDPQTGYPQWYGADGVTKKTWNQVTQKYTLDDGTVTSLGAADQVYMDGKTGTPTFYGGLDNTFTYKDFDLNLSLVYQGGNYLYNSTLSGLLTNTFQNNESRILDRWTTPGQVTNVPRLSSGDSPSNQISTRFLEKGDFLRLRTVSLGYRLKRQWAEKVGLSNLRISAQVYNAFVITNYSGIDPEVNSNRNNTNIATGYDNRAIPQPRTYTLGLNATF, encoded by the coding sequence ATGAAAAAACTTTTACAAAGTTTGTTCATTTTGATGTTCATCGCAGGATCTGCGATAGCTCAGGATCGAACAGTGACAGGTATGGTTACAGATCAGGAAGATGGCAAGCCACTTCCGGGAGTAACTATAAGGATTAAGGGTGCTAAAGTCGGAACTCAGAGTGGTGGAGATGGCCGGTATTCATTAAGTGTTCCTTCGGCAACACCGTCAATTGAATTCTCTTATCTTGGCTATTTAACTCAGCTTAGACCATTGGGTGCTGGCAGCGTAATTAACGTAAGCTTAGTTTCAGATTCGAAAGCCTTATCAGAAGTGGTTGTGGTAGGATATGGAACAAGATCTGTTAAGGATGTAAACGGAGCAATTGGTAAAGTTACCGGAAGTCAGCTTGCGGAGCAACCGGTAGAGAGTTTTGCGAAAGCACTTTCCGGTAAGACTGCCGGTGTTCAGATCTCCAGTGCAGGCGGTACATTGGCCGACGGTGTGTCTATCAGAATAAGGGGTGTAAACTCGATCTCTACAAGTTCATTGCCATTAGTGGTTATTGACGGGATTCCAGCCAATACAAGAGAGAATCTAAATACCTTTAATAGTGGTAACGGAACGCGTTTTGATCCTCTTTCTTTAATCAATCCAAACGACATCGAGTCTATTGAAGTATTAAAAGATGCAGGTGCTGCTGTATTATACGGTTCACGTGCAGCAAATGGTGTAATTTTAGTAACGACTAAAAAAGGTAAAAACGGAACTACACAGATCACATTCGATTCTAAACTGAACTTTGCTACAGCTGCAAACAAACCAAACCTGTTAAATGGAGATGATTTTAATATGATCGCCAATGAGAAGGTTAAGAATAAGTTTGGAGCAACAGCTCCTGTGGTTGCGAAAGACAGTGATATTGATGGCGATGGAGTTCCTGACAGAACAGATTGGATGAAAGAGATTTTCCGTACCGGAACTTCTTATGATAACACTGTTTCCATTTCAGGTGGTAGCGATAAAGCAACTTATTACGGATCTGCCAGATATGCTGATCAATCAGGTATCCTTTATGGTAATAAATTGAAAACAGGGGCTGCCCGTATCAATTTATCTGTGAAACCTAAAAAATGGTTGCGTTCAGGGGTAGAACTTTCCTATACTAAAAGTATTAACTATGGTTTGTTGACCGATGGTTACTTAGCGGGTGCTGCGATTTCAGGATATAATGCAATCCCGACAGTTTCAGTTTATGATCCAAAGGGGCCAAAAGGATATAATCTTACCGCTTCAACTCCTATTGGTTATTTAGGACTTGGAAATAACATTACTACAGTAAATGGAGCTAGTTTAATTGGCAACAGGGTATATAATCCGATTGCTACTATTGACTTGCAAAGAAATCAAAACACGCCTCAGAATTTTATAGGTAATGCTTTTATTGAAGTTTCTCCTATCGCAGGGTTAAGAATCACCTCGAAATACGGTGTTGATTATCAACAAAACTTTGAAGATCAGTATTCTAATCCTTTAATTGCCGGATTGGGTCTTTCTTACAATGGATTGGTTCAGGATAACTTTTTAAACCGTAACCAATGGGTTTGGCAAAACTTTGCTACCTATGATAAAACAGTAGCAGAGAAGCATAGAATCAGCTTAACTGCTGGTGCGGAATATCAGTATATGAAAGAGCAGCAAATCTATGCTTCTGGAGCAAACTTTGCAGATCCTTTCTTCCAGCACATTATTGATAACACTTATACAGGATCAGATCCTAATACAGGAGATTTATTATTGGCTTCAGGTGGTTCTATGGAATCTACTGGTCTTGAATCGTATTTTGGCCGTGCAGGTTATACGTATAACGACAGATATTTTGTTGAAGGTGCATTCAGAGCAGATGCTTATTCAGGCTTCGGAGATGCAAATAAATGGGGTAAATTTCCAAGTGTGTCTGCAGGATGGATTGCTTCTGAGGAATCTTTTCTTAAAGAGAACAAATACATCAGCTATTTAAAAGTTAGAGGTAGTTACGGTTTAGTAGGAAACTCAAGAGGTGTTGGTGCTTATGCAGCAAGAACATTGTATGGCGGAGGTTCTTATACTTCTATCAACGGTTTCTCCAGTACTCAGCTTGGAAATCCAAAGTTGAAATGGGAAACATCTAAAAAGTTCAATGTTGGATTTGACATGAGCGTTCTTGATAAACGTATTAGCTTAACTGCGGATTACTTTAGCACGGATGTTTCAGACCTTATCTTAAATGCTCCTGTATTACATACTGTTGGAGTTCCGGGATCAAGCATTCTGAGCAATATTGGTTCCATGACAAATAAAGGTTTCGAGATTACAATCAACACGGTTAACATCAAGAACAAAGATTTCTCCTGGACTTCCTCTTTCAACTATACTCATGTAAAGAACAAAGTGACTGAATTGGTTGCTACAAACAACAATGCCGATATCGCATCTGCATCTACTGTTGCAAGTGTAGGCCGTGCTCTTGGAACTTATAAATTAATTCAATGGGCAGGTGTTGATCCTCAGACTGGATACCCTCAGTGGTATGGAGCAGATGGTGTAACCAAAAAAACCTGGAATCAGGTAACTCAGAAATACACTTTGGATGACGGAACTGTTACTAGTTTAGGTGCCGCTGATCAGGTTTATATGGACGGTAAAACAGGAACTCCTACTTTTTACGGAGGTTTAGACAATACTTTTACTTATAAAGATTTTGATTTGAATCTATCTCTTGTTTATCAGGGTGGAAACTATCTTTATAATTCTACTTTGTCTGGCTTGTTAACCAATACATTCCAAAACAATGAGTCACGTATCCTTGATCGCTGGACAACTCCAGGTCAGGTTACCAATGTTCCACGTTTGTCAAGTGGTGATAGCCCTTCAAATCAGATTTCAACAAGATTCCTTGAAAAAGGTGATTTCTTAAGATTAAGAACTGTTTCTCTTGGATACAGATTGAAGAGACAATGGGCTGAAAAAGTTGGATTGTCTAATTTGAGAATCTCTGCTCAGGTATACAATGCATTTGTAATCACCAACTACAGTGGTATTGATCCAGAGGTGAATTCAAACAGGAACAATACTAACATCGCTACCGGATATGATAACCGTGCTATTCCACAGCCGAGAACATATACTTTGGGTTTAAATGCAACATTTTAA